The proteins below are encoded in one region of Anoplopoma fimbria isolate UVic2021 breed Golden Eagle Sablefish chromosome 19, Afim_UVic_2022, whole genome shotgun sequence:
- the LOC129108159 gene encoding troponin I, slow skeletal muscle-like codes for MWTPTSYLDRHVKPKPKISASRRLFLKTKLLKKAMTMFEIEKQARKDERERILAERVPDLQLSGLSLQDLQNICKELHQKIDVVDEERYDIDSKVTKNTREITDLSQKIYELKGKMKRPALKRVRVSADAMLGALFGAKIKESVDFKANLKTVKKEEEKKEEVTDWRKNVDAMSGMEGRKKLFDAGQ; via the exons atgtggacACCAACTTCCTACCTGGATAGACATGTG AAACCAAAGCCAAAAATCAGTGCGTCTCGCAGACTGTTCTTGAAG ACCAAACTGCTAAAGAAAGCCATGACGATGTTTGAAATTGAAAAGCAAGCCCGAAAAGATGAACGAGAGAGAATCCTCGCTGAGAGAGTCCCCGACCTCCAACTGTCAGGCCTGTCTTTGCAGGATCTACAG AATATTTGCAAAGAGCTGCACCAGAAAATTGATGTGGTTGATGAAGAGCGTTATGACATAGATTCTAAAGTGACGAAAAACACCAGGGAG ATAACAGACCTGTCTCAGAAGATCTATGAGTTGAAGGGCAAGATGAAGAGACCGGCTTTGAAGAGGGTGAGGGTGTCTGCTGACGCCATGTTGGGAGCTCTGTTTGGCGCTAAGATCAAAGAGTCTGTGGACTTCAAGGCCAACCTGAAGACggtgaagaaagaggaggaaaag AAAGAGGAAGTGACTGACTGGCGTAAGAACGTGGACGCCATGTCTGGTATGGAGGGCAGGAAGAAGCTGTTTGACGCCGGGCAGTAG
- the LOC129108885 gene encoding LOW QUALITY PROTEIN: troponin I, slow skeletal muscle-like (The sequence of the model RefSeq protein was modified relative to this genomic sequence to represent the inferred CDS: substituted 1 base at 1 genomic stop codon) — protein MCELXKKSKISSSRRLGLKIRLLTVAAQMLQEETEQKIKEREDALAARVPPLNVSGLSLQDLQDLCKDLHHKIDVVDEEWYDIGLKVSKNEKEIENMNLKIIEIQSKFKKPTLKRVKISAEAMLSVLLGSKHKESIDFKANLKTVKKEEEKKEEVTDWRKNVEAMSGMEGRKKLFDASGN, from the exons atgtgtgaaTTATAGAAAAAATCAAAGATCTCCTCCTCTCGAAGGCTGGGGTTGAAG ATTAGACTTTTGACAGTTGCTGCTCagatgctgcaggaggagacagagcagAAAATTAAGGAGAGAGAAGATGCTCTGGCAGCACGAGTTCCTCCTCTTAATGTGTCTGGTCTGTCTTTGCAAGACCTTCAG gatCTTTGTAAAGACTTGCACCACAAGATTGATGTTGTAGATGAGGAGTGGTATGATATCGGCCTCAAGGTGTCCAAAAACGAAAAAGAG ATAGAAAACATGAACCTGAAGATCATTGAGATACAGAGTAAGTTCAAGAAGCCGACCCTGAAGAGAGTGAAGATCTCAGCTGAGGCCATGCTGAGCGTTCTGCTGGGCTCCAAACACAAGGAGTCCATCGACTTCAAGGCCAACCTCAAAACGGtcaagaaggaagaggagaag AAAGAGGAAGTCACCGATTGGCGTAAGAACGTGGAGGCCATGTCTGGTATGGAGGGCAGGAAGAAGCTGTTTGACGCCTCCGGCAACTAA
- the bpgm gene encoding bisphosphoglycerate mutase, protein MSKYRLFLLRHGEGAWNKENRFCSWVDQKLSEDGVKEAQDCGRLLKEQGYKFDLVFTSILSRSIQTAWLVLEAMGQEWVPVVKAWRLNERHYGALIGLNRAEMALKHGEEKVKLWRRSYDITPPLIDESHPYFLEIYNDRRYTTCDVPKENLPRAESLKEVLDRLLPYWDSTVVPEIKKGRTVLISAHGNSCRALLKHLEGISDKDIASVTLPTGIPVMLELDENLKPVKPRELLGDQVKIQAAIKKVEDQGKAKPST, encoded by the exons ATGTCCAAGTACAGACTCTTTCTGCTGAGGCATGGGGAGGGGGCCTGGAACAAAGAGAACCGTTTCTGCAGCTGGGTCGACCAGAAGCTGAGCGAGGATGGGGTGAAGGAGGCCCAGGACTGTGGGAGACTCCTGAAGGAGCAGGGCTACAAGTTCGACTTGGTATTCACCTCCATACTGAGCCGCTCCATCCAGACAGCATGGCTGGTGCTGGAGGCCATGGGTCAGGAGTGGGTCCCCGTGGTCAAGGCCTGGAGACTGAACGAGCGCCACTATGGTGCTCTGATTGGCCTGAACCGGGCCGAGATGGCTCTGAAGCATGGAGAGGAAAAGGTGAAGCTGTGGAGAAGGAGCTACGATATCACACCACCTCTGATTGATGAATCGCACCCTTACTTCCTGGAAATCTACAATGACCGCAGATACACCACTTGTGACGTGCCAAAGGAGAACCTTCCCCGAGCGGAGAGCCTGAAGGAGGTGTTGGACAGGCTGCTGCCATACTGGGACAGCACTGTGGTGCCAGAGATAAAGAAAGGCAGGACTGTGCTCATTTCTGCTCATGGAAACAGCTGCAGAGCTCTGCTGAAACACCTGGAAG GTATATCGGACAAGGATATTGCCAGTGTGACTTTACCTACAGGGATACCTGTGATGCTTGAGCTGGATGAAAACCTCAAGCCCGTGAAACCTCGAGAGCTCTTGGGAGACCAGGTGAAGATTCAGGCGGCAATTAAAAAGGTGGAGGACCAGGGAAAAGCCAAACCGTCAACTTGA